GACGCCTGAATCGCTGGAGTGCGTGTTCCTGGCCGATTCCGGCTCCGTGGCGGTGGAAGTGGCGATGAAAATGGCGCTGCAGTACTGGCATGCGAAGGGCGAAACGCGCCAGCGCTTCCTCACCTTCCGCAACGGTTATCACGGGGATACCTTCGGGGCGATGTCGGTGTGCGATCCGGACAACTCCATGCACAGCCTGTGGAAGGGCTATCTGCCGGAAAACCTGTTCGCCCCTGCCCCGCAGAGCCGTTTCGACGGCGAGTGGAACGAGATGGACATGGTCGGTTTCGCGCGGCTGATGGCGGCGCATCGCCATGAAATCGCAGCCGTGATCCTGGAGCCGATTGTGCAGGGCGCTGGCGGAATGCGGATGTACCATCCGGAATGGCTGAGGCGTATTCGCAAGATGTGCGACCGCGAGGGCATTCTGCTGATTGCCGATGAGATCGCCACCGGCTTTGGCCGCACCGGCAGGCTGTTTGCCTGCGAGCATGCAGGCATTGCGCCGGATATTCTGTGTCTGGGTAAAGCGCTGACCGGCGGCACCATGACGCTCTCCGCCACGCTCACGACCCGCCAGGTGGCCGACACCATCAGCGACGGCGAGGCGGGCTGCTTTATGCACGGCCCGACGTTTATGGGCAACCCGCTGGCCTGCGCCGTCGCAAGCGAAAGCCTCGCCATTCTGGAGAGCGGCGAGTGGCAGACGCAGGTTGCGGCGATTGAGGCGCAGCTGAAAGATGAACTGAGCGCCGCCTCGGGCGCGAATTTTGTGGCAGACGTGCGCGTGCTGGGCGCCATCGGCGTGATTGAAACCACCCATCCGGTGAATATGGCGGCGCTGCAGCGCTTCTTCGTGAACCAGGGCGTGTGGGTACGGCCCTTCGGCAAGCTTATCTACCTGATGCCGCCGTACAGCATTACGCCGGAGCAGCTGCGTAAATTAACCGACGCGGTTGTAACAGCCGTTAACATTCCGGCGCATTTCACGATGTAACCCTATGCATTACACTTGCTGAACGAGCGATCAACGAGGGTAAACCGTATGAAAATCATCAGTAAAGATCTGCGCGACGGTGAAAAACTGCCGGAACGCCACGTATTCAACGGCATGGGGTATCAGGGAGACAACATCTCCCCGCACCTGGCGTGGGACGAGGTTCCGGCCGGAACCAAAAGCTTTGTCGTGACCTGCTACGACCCGGATGCGCCGACCGGCTCCGGCTGGTGGCACTGGATTGTGGCGAACCTGCCTGCCGACACGCGCGTCCTGCCGCAGGGTTCCGGTTCAGACCTGGTTGCCCTGCCTGAAGGCGCCATTCAGACGCGCACTGACTTTGGTAAAGCGGGCTACGGCGGCGCGGCGCCGCCAAAAGGGGAAACCCACCGCTATATCTTCACGGTGCACGCGCTGGATGTGGAGAAGATTGAGGTCGATGAAGGGGCGAGCGGCGCGATGGTCGGGTTTAACGTGCATTTCCATTCGCTGGGCAGCGCGTCGATTACGGCGATGTATTCATAATAGTGCGGGCTGATGCCCTCACCCCGGCTCTCTCCCACAGGGAGAGGGAGAAAACCGGGCAATTCCCTCTCCCTTTGGGAGAGGGTCAGGGCAAAAAATCACAGCACTGAAGGTAGCAGTCCTACAAGGCTTCCCTCTTCCAGAAGCTGCATCGCCTTATCAATATCCGGCGCAAAGAAGCGGTCGTCATCGTAGTGCGATACGTGCTCGCGCAGCGCATGACGCGCCTGCTCCAGCAGCGGGCTGGATTTTAACCCTTCACGCAGATCGACACCCTGACATGCCGCCAGCCACTCCACCGCCAGCACGCCGCGGGTGTTGGAGGCCATTTCCCAGAGACGACGCCCGGCAGCCGGCGCCATCGAAACGTGATCTTCCTGGTTCGCTGACGTTGGCAGGCTGTCCACGCTGTGCGGGTGCGACAGGGCTTTGTTCTCGCTCGCCAGCGCCGCCGCGGTCACCTGGGCAATCATAAAGCCCGAGTTGACCCCGCCGTTACGCACCAGGAACGGCGGCAGCTGGGACATATGTTTATCCATCATCAGCGCGATGCGGCGCTCGGACAACGCGCCGACTTCGGCAATCGCCAGGGCGATATTATCCGCCGCCATTGCCACCGGCTCGGCGTGGAAGTTGCCCCCGGAAACCACCTCGTTTTCCTGGGCGAACACCAGCGGGTTATCGGACACCGCGTTGGCCTCCACCAGCAGCACTTCTGCCGCCTGGCGCAGCTGCGTCAGGCACGCGCCCATCACCTGCGGCTGGCAGCGCAGGGAATACGGATCCTGCACCTTTTCACAGTTGTGGTGTGAATCCGCGATCTCGCTGGTGTCGGTAAGCACGTGACGGTACATCGCGGCGGCATCAATCTGCCCGCGCTGACCGCGCACCTCGTGGATGCGGGCATCGAACGGACGACGCGAGCCCAGCACGGCTTCGGTGGTCAGCGCACCGCACACCACCGCCGAGGCAAACAGATCTTCCGCTTCAAAGAGGCCGCGCAGCGCGAAAGCGGTCGATGCCTGCGTGCCGTTCAGCAGCGCCAGCCCCTCTTTCGCCGCCAGCGTAATTGGCGTTAATCCGGCTTTTTTCAGCGCCTCCTTCGCAGGAAGCCACTCGCCCTGCCAGCGCGCTTTGCCTTCGCCGAGCAGCAGCAGCGACATGTGCGCCAGCGGCGCAAGATCGCCGGATGCGCCAACAGAGCCTTTTGCCGGGATCCACGGATAGACTTCCGCATTGACCAGCGCCATCAGCGCCTGAATCACGCTCAGGCGAATGCCGGAGAAGCCGCGGGCCAGGCTGTTGATTTTGAGCACCATCATCAGACGGACAATCTCATCATCCAGCGGCTGACCCACGCCCGCCGCATGTGACAGCACCAGCGAACGCTGTAAGTTTTCCAGATCGTGTGTCGCGATGCGGGTCTGCGCCAGCAGGCCAAATCCGGTGTTAATCCCGTAAGCGGTGCGCCCTTCGGCAACGATGGCTTCGACGCAGGCGACGCTGTCGTTAATGGCGGCGTGGGCGCTTTCATCCAGCGAAAGGGTAACCGGTTTACGCCAGACGTTACGCAGCTGCTTGAGCGTCAGCGAGCCGGGGGTGAGTGTTAATGCGTTCATTAATGCTTTCCTTGTGTGGCAGGGATCATCGGCAGGTTAAGGCCCTGCTCTTTGGCACAGTCAATGGCAATTTCGTAACCCGCATCCGCGTGACGCATCACGCCGGTGGCCGGGTCGTTGTGCAGCACGCGAGCGATACGCGCGGCGGCTTCATCGGTTCCGTCGCAGACGATGACCATCCCGGAATGCTGGGAGAAGCCCATCCCCACGCCGCCGCCGTGGTGCAGCGACACCCAGGTCGCGCCGCTGGCGGTATTCAGCAGAGCGTTCAGCAACGGCCAGTCGGAGACCGCATCCGAGCCGTCGCGCATGGCTTCGGTTTCGCGGTTCGGGCTGGCGACGGAGCCGGAGTCCAGGTGGTCGCGGCCGATGACGATCGGCGCGGAAACCTCACCGCTGCGCACCATTTCGTTGAAGGCGAGGCCGAGTTTTTGACGCCACTCCAGCCCTACCCAGCAGATACGCGCCGGCAGGCCCTGGAAGTTAATGCGCTCGCGGGCCATGTCCAGCCAGTGGTGAAGATGTTCGTCATCAGCGACGATCTCCTTCACTTTGGCGTCGGTTTTGTAGATATCCTCCGGGTCACCGGACAGGGCAACCCAGCGGAACGGACCGATGCCGCGGCAGAACAGCGGGCGAATATAGGCAGGAACGAAGCCCGGGAAGTCAAACGCGTTATTTACGCCCATCTCTTTCGCCATCTGGCGGATGTTGTTGCCGTAGTCAAAGGTCGGAATGCCCATTTGGCTGAAGGCCAGCATGGCGGAGACGTGCTCGGCCATGGATCGTTTCGCAGCAAGTACCGTGCCTTCCGGGTCGGTTTCCGCTTTTTGCTGATATTCTTCCCACGTCCAGCCTTTTGGCAGATAACCGTGCAGCGGGTCATGGGCGCTGGTCTGGTCGGTGACCAGATCCGGACGTACGCCTCGGGCGACGAGCTGCGGGAGAATGTCCGCCGCGTTGCCGCACAGGGCAATCGACACCGCTTTGCCTTCGGAGGTGTATTTTTTGATACGCGCCAGCGCATCGTCCAGATCGGTTGCCTGCTCATCGACGTAGCGGGTGCGCAGACGGAAATCAATGCGGCTCTGCTGGCACTCAACGTTGAGCGAGCATGCGCCGGCAAGCGTGGCGGCCAGCGGCTGCGCGCCGCCCATCCCGCCGAGACCCGCGGTCAATACCCAGCGGCCTTTCAGCGAGCCGTTATAGTGCTGGCGACCGGCTTCCACGAAGGTCTCATAGGTGCCCTGCACGATCCCCTGGCTGCCGATGTAGATCCAGCTCCCCGCGGTCATCTGGCCATACATCGCCAGCCCTTTCGCGTCCAGTTCGTTGAAGTGTTCCCACGTCGCCCAGTGCGGCACGAGGTTAGAGTTAGCGATCAGCACGCGCGGCGCGTTTTTGTGCGTTTTGAACACGCCAACCGGCTTGCCGGACTGTACCAGCAGGGTTTCGTCGTGTTCGAGTTCGGTCAGGGATTTTACAATTGCGTCATAGCATTCCCAGTTGCGCGCGGCGCGGCCAATGCCGCCGTAGACCACCAGCTCGTGGGGGTTTTCCGCCACCTCAGGGTCGAGGTTGTTCATCAACATGCGCAGCGGGGCTTCGGTGAGCCAGCTTTTGGCGGTAAGCATGGTGCCGCGCGCGGCGCGGACGTCCTGCTGGCGGTATTTACCTGACGACATTGTGTGCTCCTCATAGGGGACAGATGATGCATTTAGATATACTTGTATAGACAAGCACACACAAGGTCAGATTTAACAAAAAAGATACAATTTTGTTATATTGCGTTAGCGATCACGCTTATAAAACTTATGACATGAAGTGGCCCTGCAGCCGGTAGCGATTCCCCGGGAAAAGCAGCCGGGCATGCGACACAATGTGCGACGAGGACCAGGTTCGACGGCGGATCAGCAGGCACGGATCGTGCTCTTTAATGCGTAGCCTTTCGCACTCCTGCGGCGTGGCGCGCACGGCCTCCACAATGTGCTCCCCTTCCGTCAGCGGTGCGACGAGCGAGAGATAGGCGTGCGGCGTGGTCTGGGTGTAATCCTGGTTCAGATAGTCCGGTATCCGCTCAGCGTTCACGCAGCGATCTTCAATCTGCACCGGAATGTCGTTTTCGAAATGCACCATCACGGAGTGGAAAATGCGGCTTCCCTCCTTGACGTTAAGCTCTGTGGCCTGCTCGGCGCTGGCCTGGGTCTCTTCGAGCACCAGCACCTCGCAGCGGTGCTGATGATTACGCGCGGCTATCTCGTCCGCAATGCTGCGGATTTCAAACAGCGCCGACTGTCCTTTCGGTTCCGCCACAAACGTCCCCACGCCCTGCAGGCGCACCAGAAGCCCTTCGTCGGTCAGCTCGCGCAGCGCCCGGTTGACGGTCATCCGGCTAAAACCAAACTGCGCTACCAGCTCGGCCTCCGAAGGAATGCGATCGTGCGGGCGCCAGACGCCGGTAGCGATTTTTTCGCTAATTGCCTGCTTCACCTTTTCATAGAAAGGCGCGGGAGGGCTCGACTGCGGCAGAGGTGAGCGTGAAAACATCGTGACTCCTTGAATAGTGTTATGCCCACCAGTGAGCAATTTGCCAGGCCAGGCGGGCGGCTAGCTTAGCGCCCTGCCCGTCCCGATCGTACTGCGGGTTAAACTCTACCAGATCGGCGGCCTGTAGCTTACCGCTACGGCAGATTTGTTCGATAACCGGGAGAAGATCCAGCGCCGGTATGCCTAACGCAGCCGGTGCGGACACGGCAGGCATTTCGCTGGCGGGGAGGACGTCCAGATCGATCGTCAGATAGATACGATCGGCCTGCGCCAGCACCCTTTCCAGGGCGGATAGCGCATCGCGCCTGAAATGGAGATCTTCCACCAGCGTGACGTTCAGGCGTTCGGCCTCGTCCCACAGCGCCAGCGTGTTCGCCGCCCGGCTCACGCCAAGGCAGGCGTAGTGAAATTCCCGCCCGCGCTCATCGCAGTAGCGCGCCAGCTGGCGAAACGGGGTGCCGGATGTGGCCCGGTCGGCCTTGCGCAGATCGAGATGGGCATCAAGGTTGATAATGACAACCCGCTCGTTCGGGAAGGCCTCCAGCACGCCGCGACCGTGCGCCCACGCGGTTTCGTGCCCGCCGCCAAACACCAGCGTGCGCATCCCGGACTGCTGACAGGCCGTGACGGCATCGCTTAACGCCTGCTGTGCCGCTTCCAGCTCGCCGCCTTCAACGTACACAGAGCCCATATCCGTCAGCCGGTCATGCCCCTGATGGCTTGCCATATTTGCCAGCGCCTTTCGCAGCATATCCGGTGCCTGCACGGCGCCGGGCCTGCCCTGATTGCGTTTTACCCCTTCATCACATTCAAAGCCTATCAGCGCGATGCCGGATGAAAGCGGCGTGAACTGGCCCTGCTGCTTTATCGTCTGGAAAATGCGCTTTGCACTGCTGGCCTCGGCGCTGTCATCGCGCCCCTGCCAGACGGTTTCGGCTACGGGCCGCCATAACCTCATACTGCCTCCCCACGGAAAATACGTTGATACAGCGGATTGCGTCCCGGCTCGTAGACCATCTCAACCGGATGATGAGCATCCCAGACGATAAAATCGGCGACAAACCCTGCCCGCAGCTGCCCGTGGGTTGCGCCACGGCCCAGCGCCTGCGCGGCATGGCGCGTGACGCCAGCCCAGGCTTCTTCCGGGGTCAGGCCAAACTGGACGCAGGCCATGTTCATCGCCAGGTGCAGGCTCGCAAACGGGCTGGTGCCGGGGTTATAGTCGGTGGCGACGGCCATCGGCACGCCCTGTTTTCTGAGCTGTTCAACCGGCGGACGCTGGCGCTCCTGCAGAAAATAGAACGCACCCGGCAACAGGACGGCAACCGTGCCGCTTTCCGCCATCGCCTGAACGCCTGCGTCGTCGAGATACTCAATATGATCGGCGGAAAGGCCCTTATACTGGCTGACCAGCGCCGCGCCGCCCTGATTCGACAGCTGCTCGACATGCCCTTTCACCGGGATACCCAGCTCGGCGGCGGCCTTGAAGAGTCGCTCGGTTTGCGACGGGGTAAAGCCGACGTTTTCACAAAACACGTCGACTGCTTCATATAACTCTTTTTGCCACAGCGTGGGCAGTATCTGCTCACAGACCAGCGTGAGGTAGGCATCCGGATCCTGCCGGTATTCCGGCGGAACCGCATGGGCCGCCAGCAGCGTTGGGCTGATATCGATCGGATTATTGAGGCCCAACTGGCGGGCAACCTGCAGCATCTTCTCTTCGGCCTCGGCGTTGAGCCCGTATCCCGATTTGATTTCAACGGTCGTCACGCCTTCATTCATGAGACGCTGGAGCCGCTGCTGCGCCAGTTTCAGCAAGGTTTCGGCTGAGCTGCTGCGCGTCGCCGTCACGGTCGCGTTAATCCCGCCCCCCTGGGCGCTGATGGTTTGATAAGAGACGCCGTTCAGGCGCTGCTCCCACTCCGCCGCGCGGTCGCCGCCAAATACCAGGTGGGTATGGCAGTCAATCAGGCCAGGCGTGACCAGACGCCCCTGAAGATCGACACAGTGTCGGTGTCCGGAAGGAATGTCAGATTCAGGGATCGCGGCCAGAATAGTGTGGCCGCGCACGACCAGAGCGTGTTGCTCTTTCAGTCCATAAGACGCAGGTACGTCCGGCGCCATCGTAGCCAGTCGCGCATTTCGCCATATTACATCGTCGGGATGAATCTGCTGCATGGGGCATTCCACTTGTCTTAGGTTGTATAGACATTTATTTGCATCCACCGTCTGCTGTCAACCGCCTTGACGGAAAATGTTATTTATTTGTGATCACCTACCTGCCGCTCCGGGGCTAAAAATGCAACTTTTACCCTTTTTATCTTCCCGTTTCGCTCAACTTAGTATAAAAAAGCAGGCTATTTCGTCTATCCCGTTTAAGACTTGCATACCCAGGAGCTCTACCTTGAACATTTCCAGGATTTCCCGTCTGGCGTTAGCACTCGCCTTTGGCGTGACCTTATCCGCATGCAGTTCAACACCACCGGATCAGCGCCCTTCTGAGCAGGTTGCGCCCGGTACCGCCTCCCGCCCGATTTTGTCCGCTGATGAAGCGAAGAACTTCGATCGTGCGCACTACTTCTCGGCGATGGATCCTAACGCTGCGCCGTGGACACCGTCTTCTATCAACCTGCCTAAACAGCCTGACTTCATGGTTGGCCCGGCGGGTGCGCAGGGCGTAACGCATACCTCTATTCAGGCTGCGGTTGATGCTGCCATCACTAAACACAGCGCGTCTCGCCAGTACATCGCGATCCTGCCGGGTGAATATGAAGGCACCGTATATGTTCCGGCGGCCCCTGGCAGCATTACGCTTTACGGTCTGGGCGAAAAAGCGATCGACGTAAAAATTGGCCTGGCGATTGATTCCGAAATCGACAGCAACACCTGGCGTCACCTGGTGAACCCGGCCGGTAAATATATGCCGGGCAAACCGGCGTGGTATATGTTTGATAATTGCCAGAGCAAGCGTTCTGCCACCATTGGCGTGATGTGCTCGGCGGTATTCTGGTCTCAGAATAACGGTCTGCAGCTGCAGAACCTGACCATTCAGAATACCCTGGGCGACAGCGTTGATGCTGGTAGTCACCAGGCCGTTGCGCTGCGTAGCGATGGCGATAAGGTGCAGATTAATAACGTCAACATTCTGGGCCGTCAGAACACCTTCTTCGTGACCAACAGCGGCGTGCAGAACACCCTGCAGAATAACCGCCTGACCCGTACTCTGGTGACCAACAGCTACGTTGAAGGTGACGTGGATCTGGTGTCCGGTCGCGGCGCGGTGGTGTTTGATAATACCGATTTCCGCGTGGTGAACTCACGCACTCAGCAGGAAGGTTACGTGTTTGCTCCGGCAACCCAGTCTAACCTCTTCTACGGCTTCCTGGCCGTGAACAGCCGCTTTAACGCTGCCGGTGACGGCGTGGCGCAGCTGGGACGCTCCCTGGACGTGGACTCTGCGACCAACGGCCAGGTCGTGATCCGCGACAGCGTGATCAATGAAGGCTTCAACATGGCGAAGCCGTGGGCTGATGCCGCGATCTCCAAACGTCCATTCTCCGGCAATACCGGTACGGTGGATGATAAAGGGAACGTGCAGCGCAACCTGAACGACGCTAACTTCAACCGCATGTGGGAATACAACAACCGCGGTCTGGGTAGCAAAGTGGTTGCTGAGCCGAAGCAGTAAGCTGTTTTGCCCGGTGGCGCTGCGTTTACCGGGCATAAAAAAACCTCGCATTCGCGAGGTTTTTTGTTTTTAGCCTCTTAGTGAGCGTTGACCACCACCCACATTGGCCCCTGGCCTACGGCATAACGTCCTTTCTCTTCCAGCAGCCCCTGCTCGCCTTTAATTTCATACAGCGCGATGTGGTGGGATTTCTGCCCCGCCGCAATCAGGTATTTACCGCTGTGATCGATATTAAAGCCGCGCGGCTGGGTTTCCGTTGGCTGGAACCCTTCAATCGCCAGCACGCTGCCGTCTTCAGACACGCTAAACACGGTAATCAGGCTGGAGGTACGGTCGCAGGCGTACAGATGGCGGCCATTTGGCGTTATGTGGATATCCGCCGCCCAGCGGGTATCGGAGAAATCAGACGGCATCATGTCCAGCGTCTGCACGCACTCAATCTGACCGTTTGGATCTTTCAGCTCCCATACGTCCACAGAGCTGTTCAACTCATTGACCACGTAGGCGTACTGCTGGTTCGGATGGAAGACCATATGACGCGGACCGGCGCCTTCAACGGTAGTCACTTCGGCAGGATTCTGCGCCACCAGGTGACCATCGTCGCTCAGGGTGAACAGGCAGATACGATCCTGCTTCAGCGCAGGCACCCACAGCGTGCGGTTATCCGGAGAGATATTCGCCGAGTGGCAGCCTTCAAGCCCTTCCACCACATCCACGGTTTCGACCGGAATACCATCTTCCAGACGCGTTACGCTGACGCAGCCCGCGTTATACGATCCGCTGAAGACAAAGTTGCCTTTACGATCGGTCGAGATATGGGTTGGGCTGCCCGGCAACGGGGCTTCGGCAGTGTACGTCAGCGCGCCATCGTCCGGAGAAATGCGATAGGCCAGCACGCGGAACTCCGGGCGCACACCCACGTACAAGAAACGTTTATCCGGGCTGATGACCATCGGTTGCACCTGGCCTGGCACATCAACAACCTGAACCAGCGTGAGTGTCCCTTCGGTATTTAAACGCCAGACGTGGATCTGCTGGCTTTCAGGACTGGCGGTATAAACGGTTTGTTTCATGAATATTCACTCCTCACTGCGCATGAAAGTAGTTAACTTTTGACGGTGAATGCTGAATTGTCGACAGGAGTTTTGAAGCGTTCGCCTCTCGGTGTACCATCCCATCAAAACGTAAATTCAATATTAACCCGGGAAAACAGATGACCTCGCGTGTGATTGCTCTGGATTTAGACGGTACCTTACTGACGCCGCAAAAAAACCTTCTCCCCTCCTCCCTTGAGGCGCTAAAACGCGCGCAGGAAGTGGGATATCAACTCCTTATCGTAACGGGTCGACATCACGTTGCCATTCACCCTTTTTATCAGGCACTGGCGTTAGATACACCTGCAATTTGTTGTAATGGCACTTATTTGTATGATTATCAGGCAAAAAAGGTTTTAGAATCCGACGCGCTACCGGTTCCCCAGGCGCTGCAGCTGATCGATCTGCTGGATGAGCATGCCGTTCACGGCCTGATGTACGTGGATAACGCGATGGTGTACGAGCGCCCTACAGGCCACGTGGTGCGCACCAGCAACTGGGCGTTGTCCCTGCCTGAAGCGCAGCGTCCGGTCTTTACCCAGGTTTCCTCCCTGCGTCAGGCAGCCCATGACGTTGAGGCTATCTGGAAATTCGCCCTGACCGATGAAGACACCACCAAACTGAATACCTTCGCAAAACACGTGGAACAAACGCTGGGTCTGGAGTGCGAATGGTCCTGGCATGACCAGGTGGATATTGCCCGCAAAGGCAACAGCAAAGGCAAGCGCCTGACGCAGTATGTGGAATCACAGGGCGGGTCGATGCGTGACGTGATCGCCTTTGGCGACAACTACAACGACATCAGCATGCTGGAAGCCGCCGGTACCGGCGTGGCGATGGGCAATGCCGACGACGCGGTAAAAGCCCGCGCCAACGTGGTGATTGGCGACAACACCACCGACAGCATCGCGCAGTACATTTATACCCACCTGCTGTAATCAGGCGGTAATCGAGACGCTCTTAATTTGCGCGTAAAGCCACAGGCCGGGTTTGATCCCTAACTCATCCCTCGCCCACGGGCTGATGCGCGCCCAGAGCGTCCTGCTGCCGACTTCAAGCTTCACTTCCACCTGCCCGTTATCATCAAAACACTCCGCGACTTTGGCGCGCAGAATATTTCGAATACTGGTTTGCAGCGGCGGCTGCAGCACCAGCGAGACGTCCGACGCCTGGATGCGAATTCGCAGCGCGGACTGTAGCGGTTTGTCGATCTTATTGACCCACAGATGCTGGTCGCCCAGCGCCAGGGCGGTCATCGCGTAGTGCGGGTGATGTTCCAGAACGCTCACTTTCAGGATGCTGCTCTGCTGTTCCCGGGGTAACCAGGGGTGCATTACGCTGCTGCCCCACACCTCTTCCAGGTTGCCGAAGGCCTTCACGCTGCCCTCTTCCAGCACCAGCACCTTGTCGGCCAGATGGAGGATCTCATCCAGCGAATGGCTGACGTAGAGCATCGGAATATTAATTTCGCGCGTCAGGCGCTGCAGATAAGGCAGAAGTTCGCGTTTACGCGGTATATCGAGCGAGGCCAGCGGCTCGTCGAGCAGCAGCAGCTCGGGGGCGGTCAGCAACGCGCGACCAATGGCCACACGCTGTTTTTCTCCGCCGGAGAGTGA
This region of Enterobacter asburiae genomic DNA includes:
- a CDS encoding pyridoxal phosphatase yields the protein MTSRVIALDLDGTLLTPQKNLLPSSLEALKRAQEVGYQLLIVTGRHHVAIHPFYQALALDTPAICCNGTYLYDYQAKKVLESDALPVPQALQLIDLLDEHAVHGLMYVDNAMVYERPTGHVVRTSNWALSLPEAQRPVFTQVSSLRQAAHDVEAIWKFALTDEDTTKLNTFAKHVEQTLGLECEWSWHDQVDIARKGNSKGKRLTQYVESQGGSMRDVIAFGDNYNDISMLEAAGTGVAMGNADDAVKARANVVIGDNTTDSIAQYIYTHLL
- the modC gene encoding molybdenum ABC transporter ATP-binding protein ModC; the protein is MLELHFTQTLGNHTLTLNETLPASGITAIFGVSGAGKTSLINAISGLTRPQSGRIVLNDRVLNDVENKIYLSPDKRRIGYVFQDARLFPHYSVRGNLRYGMAKSMAGQFDKLVTLLGIEPLLDRLPSSLSGGEKQRVAIGRALLTAPELLLLDEPLASLDIPRKRELLPYLQRLTREINIPMLYVSHSLDEILHLADKVLVLEEGSVKAFGNLEEVWGSSVMHPWLPREQQSSILKVSVLEHHPHYAMTALALGDQHLWVNKIDKPLQSALRIRIQASDVSLVLQPPLQTSIRNILRAKVAECFDDNGQVEVKLEVGSRTLWARISPWARDELGIKPGLWLYAQIKSVSITA